gttcttctctcttttatcGGGTTTTTAGTGCAAAATACTTCCCAAGCGGGTCAATTTTTGATGCAAAGGTAGCTTTGGGATCATATGCTTGGCAAAGCATTGCTAAGGCTAGAAAACTTTCCAAACCGGTTTGCTTTGGAGCGTGGGGAACAGAAGGAAGATTAACATCTACGGAGATAGGTGGCTGCCTGGAGCAGACTCGGCTTGTGTTGTTTCTCCAAAGAATGAGGATGCCACAAATTGGGAAGTCACAAAATTGTTGGCAACACAGGGTAAGGGTTGGAATGATTAGCTTGTGGAAGCCCTCTTCTTGCCATTTGAAGCACAAAGAATCAAGAGCATTCCAGTGGCTGTTATGGACCAGGAGGATAGTGTTACATGGCCGAGGTGCAAGTCAAGAGCTTATTTAGTAAAAACAGGCTATTAAATGCTAAGTGAGACTGAAATGAAGGCCTTACCATCTAGCTCCAAAGTTGACGAGGTAAAATGGTTTTGGAAGAGCATTTGGCAACTGAAAGTCCTAAACAAGGTTAAGGTGTTCCTTTGGCGAGCTTGCTCAAATGTGCTCCCAACTAAGGTAAACCTTCAGAAACGGAAAGTGCTGGACAACCCTTTGTGTGATCAATGTAAGTGTAGAGGTGAAGACGTGCTCCACGCAATTTGGAACTGTGACAATATCCTTGAGGGGTGGGTGCATTCTTTTGCAGAGGTTAGGAGCAAATTCACGTGCATTGAAGCAATGGGTGATCTAGTTAGCATCATAAAGGCAGAAGGAAAAAGCGTGGAGGAGTTTATCATGATTGCGTGGTTAATCTAGATTCGAAGAAACAAACTACAAATCAATGAATCGGCCTTGCCAAGTTCGAAGCTTGCCCAATTTGCCTTGACCCTGTTAGATGAGTTTCAGCAGGGGAAGCAGTGGCATGAACCACAGAAAAGGGCCGGACCATTGCGATGGCAGCCCCTACTTGAGGGCTCTGTGAAAGTGAACTTTGATGGGGCAGTGTTTGGGGAGGAGCAGGAGGGAGGCATTGGGGTGGTCATACGCAGCAATGAGGGGCAGGTGTTAGCTGCTCTGTTCGAGAAGGTACCCATGCCAACATCAGTGGAGACTTTGGAAATGCTGGCGGCCCGAAGAGCTGCAATCTTTGCTTGGGAACTCAGCTTTTGCAAGGTGTGCTTTGAAGGAGATGCAGAACTCGTGGTGAAAAGTCTGCAGACAGGGAAGGACTCCAATGTGTAGGCTAGGCTCTTAGTAAAAGACTTCACGTCTATAAGGGGTTATTTTCAATCCTACTTTATCATCCATGTAAGGTGGCAGGGTAATTATATTACCCATGCTTTAGCTAGGGATGCTAAGTTCTCTTTTCCGTTAAGAGTTTGGGGGGAGGTTGTTCCTCCAAACATTTTCAATTATGTTGTAAAAGACttgttttagttatttattttcagcCCGTGTTGGGTTGttcctcaaaaaagaaaaaaaaaagcttcgaaaaataatcacaatccTAATTCATGGGTTGCCTTAGGGTTACATCATGCATTTATCCTAAATTTATAGGGGAAGTACATAATTCTTAAAATCCTCAATTTATGACTAAAAAAATTCtgtttaaatgaaaatttactAATTCTATATATTAATTGATAGAATTATTCACaagcttattttatttctttcaaagTTGAACTAGTATATAAGCTGTACAAATATGTCACTAAATAACTTTGATTTATTCAATTGCATGCAGGCTGTACCACTTTACCTCTCAGAGATGGCTCCATACAAACTTCGAGGTTCTCTCAACGTTATCTTCCAACTATGTATTACAGTAGGCATTTTGATGGCCAATGTTGTTAACTACCTCACACCCAAGATCAAAGGTGGCTATGGATGGCGTGTTAGTCTAGGTGGTGCAGCTATTCCTGCCCTCTTCATTGTGGTCTCATCATTTTTCCTCCCCAACACCCCAAACTCAATGCTCGAGAAGAATGAACCCGAAAAAGCCCGAGCAATACTCAAGCGAATTCGTGGTGTTTCTGATAAGGAAATTGAGGCCGAGTTCGAGGATCTTGTGGCAGCAAGTGAAGCCTCCAAAGCTGTTGAACACCCTTGGAGAAACATCCGGAATAGAAAGTATAGGCCTCAATTGATTATGTCCATGGCTATTccatttttccaacaatttaCAGGCATCAATGTTATCATGTTCTATGCTCCTCAGCTTTTCAAAACAATTGGGTTTGGGGATAATGCTTCTCTCTTATCCGCACTTATCACTGGTGGAATAAATTGTTTTGCTACATTGGTCTCCATGTATGGTACTGATAAATGGGGTAGAAGATTTCTTTTCCTAGAGGGTGGAATTCAAATGCTCATATTTCAGGTAACACGCATATACAAAGTCTAACTACATTTCTTTTCATGTGTATTCATTTATATTCCTATATCAAAAGTTGCatccataaattttttatataatgtaaATTACATTGCATATATGTTGTAGGTTTTGGTGACAGTCTTCATTGGATGGAAATTTGGAGTATCAGGTCAAGTGATTGACTTGCCGAAGTGGTACGCTGGCCTTGTTGTGTTCTTCATCTGTGCCTATGTAGCTGCTTTTGCGTGGTCTTGGGGGCCATTAGGATGGTTAGTGCCAAGTGAGATTTTTCCACTAGAGATTCGATCGGCTGCACAGAGTATCACTGTCTGTGTGAACATGCTTTTCACATTCATTGTGGCCCAACTATTCCTTACCATGCTCTGTCACTTGAAATTTGGCTTGTTCATCCTCTTTGCTTTTTTCGTGGTACTCATGACCCTCTTTGTCTATTTCTTCTTGCCGGAGACCAAGAACATTCCCATTGAGGAAATGACAAGTGTGTGGAAGGAGCATTGGTTTTGGAGGAGATTCATGCCTGAGGATCAACCCCAAGTTTAAACCTTGTGCTAGCATATATTTTTTATCGGTCTATTAATTACtttggtttttaatttcgcTTTAGTATCATACTGGAACCCCTTCACTATTTTGTAAGTTGCTGGGGAAGTTCATACTATTGatactctttttctttctttttggtatttataaaaatatttgttttaattttacttgggctttatttttgcttttcacTTTCTAGACTTAGATATTGTGCATGTGGTCTTGTTAATGACTTATTCTAGTCTTCAATATGAGGTCCATAATTCTTCTTCCATATGACATGAAGGAAAAATTATGTTTCCTACTGCATTACAAACTAGCATACACATACACGTACTCGATCTCCATAACATTTTAGTTCTATGTCATGTATTTTAGAAGATCATAGTTTGATCTCCAAAGACCAAAATCTTTCATAATGGTAAAACATCCACATCCTCtctccataatattttcatcctttcaTGAATTTTAGAAGACCATAATTTTTCTCCTAATTAAGACCAAAATCTTCCCCATTGAATCTGCCTTTTCGGTCTGGCCAGTAGGCTGATTTTACTATATAGTTCCacactatttattattattttaaacgGAGGTTTAAGATTCTAATCCCCCTAcctcaattattgaattaccaaaagaaaaagcttCATGTTATTCTCTACCAACTATATTGAGAGTGTGATTGAgaatttttattccaaaaaatattttgcttcatGACATGGTGtgactaaataaattaacaaaatataatattggttattaattttctataattatTTCCTTTACTCCAATACATAGGACACTTGGATATATTTAGTGGCcatgaaaaaaagaataaacttgAAATAACGGTATATTCAGGAGCAAATAGGCAAATCAAATTGATAATGTACGTGGATCTATACCACTTGAGCCAATAAATTtcgaatttatttttcaaaagacTTTTGGTTAATTCCTAGTGTGCGTATTGAAAATGAACTTAATTTGTTCAGTGTTTTAGTGATTTGGTATTTTCTAGGGCTGAATCCAGACATTTTTGTTTGGGACCAAACTATataatatcaatatatatatgcatttataAAATTAAGCAAGTCTACatgcttgtatttgtatatcTTTAGGAATGACAACGGGCCGAGTTTAGGGCGGGTTTTTGGATACCTGGACCCGACCCGCGGGTCTTACTATGTTACCTGGACCTGGCCCGTTTAATAAATAGGTCTTTGTTTTTAGCCCCCAAACTCGGCCTGTCGGGTCTCGTTGGGCCCCGCAAGCTTCAACAACCATTTCAGGGCATCCATTGCAaaacaatctaaaaaaaaaaaaaaagagttttccTTTCAAGCACAGATTCACAAACATAGATTCATagaatcacaaacacaaactcagatTTGAGAGAGgacataaacccaaaaaaaaaaaaattggagaactCGGTCCACCAAGGCTCTATCTCCGATCTTGGACTCCTACTCGGCCTCTCTCTATCCAAACCACAAAGATATCCAATGATTGGTTGTGGTTTTGTGGGGGTTGTGGAGATTTTCgtggtgagagtgagagtggaAATTGGAGTTGAGCTTGAGTTGAGACTTAAGATGATCGCCAATGATCTCCGATGATCGCTtgagttgagacttgagagtgaGAGTGGAAACTGGAGTTGAGCTTGAGTTGCTTGAGTGCTACGGCATCGATGAGATTGTGAGTAAGTGTGAAGAGTGGTAAGCTGaacaaagagagaagagagg
This genomic stretch from Quercus lobata isolate SW786 chromosome 3, ValleyOak3.0 Primary Assembly, whole genome shotgun sequence harbors:
- the LOC115979556 gene encoding sugar carrier protein C-like, translated to MVTGGIGPNNGDPTKNYPGEITFYVLVTCIVAAMGGLIFGYDIGISGGVTSMDTFLQKFFPSVYHKEALDKSTNQYCKFDSVTLTMFTSSLYLAALLASFGASWVTKKLGRKISMLTGGLVFLVGAIINAAAQNIAMLIIGRILLGIGVGFANQAVPLYLSEMAPYKLRGSLNVIFQLCITVGILMANVVNYLTPKIKGGYGWRVSLGGAAIPALFIVVSSFFLPNTPNSMLEKNEPEKARAILKRIRGVSDKEIEAEFEDLVAASEASKAVEHPWRNIRNRKYRPQLIMSMAIPFFQQFTGINVIMFYAPQLFKTIGFGDNASLLSALITGGINCFATLVSMYGTDKWGRRFLFLEGGIQMLIFQVLVTVFIGWKFGVSGQVIDLPKWYAGLVVFFICAYVAAFAWSWGPLGWLVPSEIFPLEIRSAAQSITVCVNMLFTFIVAQLFLTMLCHLKFGLFILFAFFVVLMTLFVYFFLPETKNIPIEEMTSVWKEHWFWRRFMPEDQPQV